CTGGGTTGGATTCTCGAGGGCGCGGATGTAGTGATGTTCGACGGAGGAATGCAATTTCAAATCGAACATCGTGAGCAAAGAAAGTCCGACGATTTCATTCTTATGTGTGATCACGCCCACGTGATCGCAACGAAAGAAATCATCCGGATCTAAAACTCCACCGGCGCTTTCAACAACCTCTTTAAAAGTGACTTTCCAAGCCGCGTAAATTTTATTGAAGAACTCGCTGTGATTATCTGGAACATAGTGCGGGCTGAGAAGATGATACTTAAACCCAAACATACCACGACCTCCAAAGCACAAATCTTTTCGGAGGAGCTGTCAAAATTTGAAGAGCGATTTTGAGAAACGGTAAAGTTTTTTTTGTTTTAGAGTTCTGATTACTTTTTGTAATGTTCGCGTGCCAGAAAGAGCCGCACCCACAGCGGAAATTCGTGGGTGCATATTATTTGTTTAGATACTAGTTAGACGCAATTTGAATAAATGCCGGAGTATTGATTTTCGCGTAGATCTCGCTGTAATTCTTCATCACACGAGAGTTGTACTCTGCAGGCGTGACGTTCTTAGCAAGCAAGCGGCGGACGTTGGAAGGACCCATGTTGTAAGCGCTCACATATTTCATCGCTTTACCTTGGAAAGAGCTGCGCAGGTAATTCATGTAAGCCAAGCCAATACGGATGTTCGCGCTTGGATTCTCAAGTGTTTTCTTGCCGTTCCAAGGAAGATTGAATTTCTTGGAAATCCATTCCGCCGTGTCTGGTTTGATTTGCATTAAACCGATTTCGCCATGACGGCCTACAACCACAGGATTAAACTTACTTTCCGTTTTGATCACCGCTAAAACGAAAACTGGGTCCATGTGGTACTTCGCGCTTTCAGTAATCACGGTGCGAGCAATACCACGTGAGTAAGCCTTCCATTTAGGCGCTAATGACGT
This region of Bdellovibrio sp. 22V genomic DNA includes:
- a CDS encoding lytic transglycosylase domain-containing protein, with the protein product MKTKHLNLGLTLVAATLTSVLFNNFAFLSWDKPVIASIESVNEASRVAHAKELLGFEYKGSTAQKLEGEATLNEMIHRKVQTSLAPKWKAYSRGIARTVITESAKYHMDPVFVLAVIKTESKFNPVVVGRHGEIGLMQIKPDTAEWISKKFNLPWNGKKTLENPSANIRIGLAYMNYLRSSFQGKAMKYVSAYNMGPSNVRRLLAKNVTPAEYNSRVMKNYSEIYAKINTPAFIQIASN